One genomic segment of Acidobacteriota bacterium includes these proteins:
- a CDS encoding SIR2 family protein, giving the protein MEFQDKIHVEHIRKEMWAGREYGRVAVMVGAGFSLNAEKVRETTNSFPTWKTLVEKVYDRLYPNEPGKRAESVAGDGALKIASEYEQNFGRSNLERLIIESLPDRDFSPGNLHKLLMNLPWSDVFTTNYDTLLEGASRLIPDPRYDVVYTSADLPGSLKPRIVKLHGSLPSTRPFILTEEDFRTYPTKFAPFVNTVQQSMMENTFCLIGFSGADPNFQHWSGWVRDHLGKNSLKIYLCGFFEGSTSQRRALESKNIIPIDLSPMVNKGTPNRHAAALKWFLEYLKDGETKKK; this is encoded by the coding sequence ATGGAGTTTCAGGATAAAATCCATGTTGAGCATATTCGGAAAGAAATGTGGGCCGGGCGTGAATATGGCCGGGTAGCCGTTATGGTTGGCGCAGGGTTTAGTTTAAATGCTGAAAAGGTAAGGGAAACCACAAACTCATTTCCTACTTGGAAGACACTTGTAGAAAAAGTCTATGATAGGTTATATCCAAATGAACCAGGGAAGAGAGCCGAATCTGTGGCTGGAGATGGAGCTTTAAAGATTGCGAGTGAGTACGAACAGAATTTTGGACGATCCAACTTAGAAAGACTAATTATTGAAAGCTTGCCAGACAGAGACTTTTCCCCTGGCAACCTTCATAAGTTGCTTATGAATCTCCCTTGGTCAGATGTATTTACAACGAATTATGACACCCTATTAGAGGGGGCATCGCGTTTAATCCCTGACCCAAGGTATGATGTTGTTTACACATCTGCAGATCTCCCAGGATCTTTAAAACCTCGAATTGTAAAATTACATGGAAGCCTGCCATCCACTCGCCCTTTTATTTTGACCGAAGAAGATTTCCGAACATATCCAACGAAATTTGCCCCATTTGTTAACACAGTCCAACAATCAATGATGGAGAATACTTTTTGCTTGATTGGATTTTCGGGAGCTGATCCAAATTTTCAACATTGGTCTGGTTGGGTTCGTGACCATTTAGGGAAAAACTCACTAAAAATCTACCTCTGCGGGTTTTTTGAAGGCTCAACCTCACAACGACGGGCACTTGAGAGTAAAAATATTATTCCAATCGACTTGAGCCCAATGGTCAATAAAGGAACCCCCAATCGGCATGCTGCTGCTTTGAAGTGGTTTCTAGAATATTTGAAAGATGGCGAAACAAAAAAAAAGTGA